Proteins found in one Miscanthus floridulus cultivar M001 chromosome 4, ASM1932011v1, whole genome shotgun sequence genomic segment:
- the LOC136548071 gene encoding RNA-binding protein P-like, with product MSATRPPVPPPFVLHVPSAPRQIPAPPAVAEAADADNLMLLAHTAVSQADAEAEATFPPAPADEILPSSPPLSPAAADEEIGKPYAPPLPPLAVDHQSMSMDHRHAATKASAEDCKKTACPQGNAVASSSKGDQSGGGVASPAAAASPMQLGDDDEELELGEIPPEKPAAGWNADPVHGSLLGKEDMVAAGEEAKTIAGEPTATGSSAHRGPAVVSTGMVARRDGEAATQMLAVEEKRRREVFVGGLSRDAMEEDVRAALSAAGEITQVRMFMDRTTSKNKGYCFVAYRDAAMASKAVAEFGNVKICGKPCRVAVPEGNEKANKTAQTLKLV from the exons ATGTCTGCAACCAGGCCCCCCGTCCCCCCTCCGTTTGTTCTCCATGTCCCATCCGCCCCCCGCCAGATCCCGGCGCCCCCAGCCGTCGCCGAGGCTGCCGATGCCGATAACCTCATGCTCCTAGCCCACACCGCCGTGTCTCAAGCCGACGCGGAAGCGGAAGCCACGTTTCCTCCCGCTCCCGCGGACGAGATACTTCCCTCCTCCCCGCCGCTGTCCCCGGCCGCCGCGGACGAGGAGATAGGGAAACCCTACGCGCCACCGCTTCCTCCTCTGGCCGTGGACCACCAGTCCATGTCCATGGACCATCGCCACGCCGCCACCAAAGCAAGTGCTGAAGATTGTAAGAAAACCGCTTGTCCCCAAGGTAACGCCGTCGCCAGCAGCTCGAAAGGAGACCAAAGCGGCGGAGGTGTGGCTTCACCTGCCGCTGCAGCGTCGCCGATGCAGCTGGGGGACGATGACGAGGAGCTAGAATTGGGCGAGATCCCGCCTGAGAAGCCGGCGGCTGGCTGGAACGCGGATCCTGTCCATGGATCCTTACTGGGCAAGGAGGACATGGTGGCAGCGGGGGAAGAAGCCAAGACCATAGCCGGGGAGCCCACCGCGACGGGCAGCAGTGCTCATCGTGGCCCTGCGGTGGTGAGCACGGGTATGGTGGCGAGGAGGGACGGTGAGGCTGCGACTCAAATGCTTGCTgtggaggagaagaggaggagggaggTGTTCGTCGGCGGGCTTAGCAGGGACGCCATGGAGGAGGACGTCAGGGCCGCGCTCTCGGCGGCCGGGGAGATCACACAGGTCCGAATGTTCATGGATAGGACCACGAGCAAGAACAAAGGCTACTGCTTCGTGGCCTACCGTGACGCCGCCATGGCCAGCAAGGCCGTCGCCGAGTTCGGCAATGTGAAG ATTTGTGGGAAACCATGCCGAGTTGCTGTCCCTGAAGGGAATGAAAAGGCTAATAAGACTGCTCAAA CTCTGAAGCTGGTTTAA